A genomic window from Sorex araneus isolate mSorAra2 chromosome 2, mSorAra2.pri, whole genome shotgun sequence includes:
- the LOC101551265 gene encoding olfactory receptor 6C74-like yields MRNHTTVTTFILLGLTNDPQLQVVIFILLFFTYLLSVSGNLTIISLTLLDLQLKTPMYFFLRNFSFLEITFTTVCIPRFLVSMATGDRTISYNSCVTQLFFIILLGATEFFLLAAMSYDRYVAICKPLHYMTIMNDRVCIMLIFACWISGFLMIFPPLTLGLKLDFCAANEIDHFFCDVSPMLQLSCTDTKTIELMALMSAILTLLVTLVLVVLSYTRIIKTILKIPSTQQRKKAFSTCSSHMVVVSISYGSCIFMYVKPSAIERVSLNKGIALLITSVAPMLNPFIYTLRNKQVKDAFKNIIKKMDVL; encoded by the coding sequence ATGAGAAATCACACAACTGTGACCACATTTATTCTTCTTGGACTGACAAATGATCCACAATTACAGGTGGTAATTTTTATCCTTCTGTTCTTCACTTACCTTTTGAGTGTTAGTGGGAACTTAACAATCATCTCGCTCACCCTACTGGATTTACAGCTCAAGACACCGATGTATTTCTTTCTCCGAAATTTCTCATTTCTAGAAATCACATTCACAACTGTCTGTATCCCCAGGTTTCTTGTCAGTATGGCAACAGGTGATAGAACCATTTCTTATAACAGTTGTGTAACACAgttgtttttcattattcttttggGTGCAACtgagttttttcttttggctgccatgtcctatgaccgctatgtggccatctgcaaaccccttCATTACATGACCATCATGAATGATAGAGTCTGCATTATGTTGATTTTTGCTTGCTGGATATCTGGTTTCCTAATGATTTTTCCACCACTTACTTTAGGACTCAAGCTTGATTTCTGTGCAGCCAATGAGATAGATCATTTCTTCTGTGATGTTTCACCTATGTTGCAGCTTTCTTGTACAGACACAAAAACAATAGAATTGATGGCACTTATGTCAGCCATTTTGACACTCTTAGTTACTCTGGTGTTAGTGGTACTCTCCTACACAAGAATCATCAAAACCATTCTAAAGATACCTTCTACTCAACAGAGGAAGAAAGCCTTTTCTACATGTTCTTCTCACATGGTGGTTGTGTCCATTTCTTATGGCAGTTGCATCTTCATGTATGTGAAACCATCTGCCATTGAGAGGGTATCCTTAAATAAAGGGATAGCTCTGCTCATTACTTCTGTGGCTCCTATGTTGAATCCCTTTATCTATACACTgagaaacaaacaagtaaaagaTGCCTTTAAGAACATTATCAAAAAGATGGATGTCCTGTAA